In Sus scrofa isolate TJ Tabasco breed Duroc chromosome 14, Sscrofa11.1, whole genome shotgun sequence, the sequence gagcctcatctggaaGATGGGGGTAATAAGACTATTTCAAAAGAGTATCATGAGGATTGAGTCTTGAATGCTAGGTGCTTAGCGAAGTGCCTGCGAGCCGATACTGCTCAACACACAtatggcagcaacatggatggacggagagattatcacactaagtgaagtaagtcaggcagagaaagacaactaccatatgccatcacttacatgtggagtctaaaatacgacacaggagctccccttgtggcgcagtggttggatccctgcccttgctcagtgggttaaggatctggcgttgctgtgagctgtggtgtaggttgcagacgcagctcggatcccatgttgctgtggctctggcgtaggctggtggctatggctccgattagatccctagccggggaacctccatgtgccgcaagtgcggccctagaaaacgcaaaaagaccaaaaaaaaaaaaaagacacaaatgaaataTCGActcagacaaagagaacagacttgcgcttgcaaggtgggtgtggggagggaaggattgggagtttaacaaatgcaaactagtatatgtaggatagacaacaaggtcctactgtatagcatagggaactatattcaatatcctgtgataaagcataatgaataagaaaaagatatatacatatataactgagtcactttgctgtatagcagaagtgtacataacactgtaaatcaaatatatttcaataaaatttaataaacaaattaaaatgtccagaacaactgattaaaaaaaaatgaagtctcctGAATCAGATCCTCAGGAATTCTGACTTAGTAGATCTGGAGAGGGGCCCAGCAATTCTCTGAGTAGACACAGCTCCCAAACTTGTGTCCCAGTCAGAAATTGGTCAGACTATGAACAACCTCCGTGCACTGAAAATGGTAACCCCGACTTGGTTGGAATGCTAAGCACAATACGTTAGAGTGGATAAAACCGTTTTCTTACTGGCTAAGTGTCCTGTCACACCCCAGGGAAGTTCAGAATTGAAAATAGAGGTAGTAGCTTAAATCAAACTCATTGTATTAATGTTCCTGTCCTAAGTTTATTAATCATCAGTGTATACTTGGTATAGAAGTATCAcattgaaaagaatctgacattTGAGTATATAACAGAAAAGCATTgtgattcaaatttaaaatataaaagttaaaatatgtaGTTAGGTAACTGATAAGCTGTATGTCAGTAATTGATAAAAAACTTATGATTTTAAGTTAAGGGGTTAGCTTTAATCTGGGTGCAGATTAAAAGCACCTAGCATGCTAGAAAAGCTACTAAGGGTACTCCCATatcctaatttttcttctttttaaagtcacacctgtggtatatggaaactcccaacccaggggttgaatcagagcttcagctgtggtccataccacagccacattggATCTGGATCTGggccgcatttttttttttttttgtcttttcgccatttcgtGGGCTGCTTtcgtggcacatgaaggttcccaggctaggggtccaatcggagctgtagctgctggcctacgccagagccacagcaactcaggatctgagccgcatttgcaacctacaccacagctcacggcaacgccgaatccttaaccctctgagcaaggccagggatcaaacccgcaacctcatggttcctagtcagattcgttaaccactgcaccatgacgggaactcctgggccgcATCtttgatctatgctgcagcttgcggcaaggccagatcctcaacctactgttcaaagccaggaatcaaacccacatcctcacagacactgtcaggttcttaacccactcagccacgacaggaactttaTATCTTAATTTGTTGACATGGAGCCTGTATTTTTTGACCCCCAAAACTGAGAAAAACTGACAAGAAAATTTAAGTctgttaaaagtttttttttttttttcctgcattttagggccacaccagtggcacatgtaagttcccaggccatagtggtcgaatcagagctgcagctgccagcctacgccacagccacagcaacatggtatctgagctgtgtctgcgacttacaccacagctcatggcaatgccagattcctgacccactgagaaaggccagagattgaatccccacatccttatgaatactagtcagattcacttctgctgcaccacaacaggaactccctgtcaaaAGTATTGAATTGTTTACAAGAACCTCAGATTCATTACATTTGTACATTTAACTTATTAGATTTTCTAGTGACTGTTTAAGTATTCAgggggaggagttctcttgtagtattaagagcaggttaaggatccgggctaggccaaaaaaaagagtactcTGGGGGAAATTATGCTTGTTAGGTTATGTATCTGaagtacttaaaaagaaaatcaaatatgcTAAATGTATAAGTGGAATTAAATGTGTAAGAGAATGTAATTGAGCTGAAGATAGAGCTGAATGttcaaacattaatcaaagagaaAGTTAaggtcatttttcttattttctagatTTATGTATAGAATAATAATTTCTAAGTTGAAATTGATGGTGTAAAGAAAAttagatttttggagttcctgttgtggttcagcggagatgagtctgactagtatccatgaggacaccagttcgattcctggccttgctcagtaggctaaggatttggtgttgctgtggctgtggtgtcggccagtggctacagctctgaccccctagcctgagaacttccatatgccatgggtgcggccccaaaaagacaaaagaaaaaagaagaaaatcagattttttacAAATTGTTGCTCCCAAATGAGAAttaactaaaaagacaataaaatataacAAGCCACACCTTAACTCCCTGTGGTTTCCCTACCCATCTCACCTaaaattccttcttcctttgaaCTTCCCATCACCTAGATTGGTTGTCAGTGAGATGTAAGTACTTTCTCCCAGAAGCTTCCTGCCTCAAGGGGCTATCAGGAtgctttgaaaatagaaaataactacAGTAAGGATAACTGATCATGGAGGTGGAGCATTTCACATTTTCCCTCCCAGTCCCCTAACCAGGCAAcactgttgcttttatttttatttttattttttaatttttttgtctttttgccttttctagggctgctctcatggcacatggaggttcccaggctaggggtctgattggaggtgtagctgcggcctacaccagcaacgcaggatccgagctgcgtctgcaacctacaccacagctcacggcaatgccggatccttaacccaatgagcaaggccaggggtcgaacctgcagcctcctggttcctagtccgattcgttaaccactgcaccacgacgggaactcctactgttgcTTTTACAAGGCTGATCCAGGCCTCTGAATCCAGTTCTTGGTTTTTAATGCCACACCTTTTATCTCAGGCTCCAGGCCTCTCTGAACTCCAGATCTAAATCCCTATTAGCCTCTGGACATCTCCATTTGATGTCTAAGGGGCTGCTCAAACTTAACGTAGACCAATAGAACTTAAGATCATCTGGCTGATTTTAAGTTGCTTAAGTCAAAACTTAGATGTCAGAGTTCACATTGTGCTGcatggggttaagaacccaatatagcaTCGTGAGGATTatggttcgagccctggcctagcttagtgggctgaggcataggtcacagatgcagctcggattcagattcggtgttgcagtggctatggtatggaccacagctgaagctctgattcaacacctaatccgggaatttccatatgctgcaaatatggccaaaaaagaaagaaaaacaaacaaaacttagaTGTCATCTTCAATTCCTCTTTCCTTTATACTTTATATGCATCTGTCAGCTTGTTCTGTTTGTCCCACCTCCCAAATACATCCCAAACCCATCATTACTCTAACTCACACCCTAATCTAAATTACCACCCTGCCTCCACTGACCCCTCACAGTAGCTCCTCCTTTTCAGTCAGTTCTCCAGAGAGCAGCCAGAAATGATGACCGCTGCTACTGTTACGTAAATTAGGTTGCCTCACATCCCAGCTTAAAACCCTTCAGTGGCTTCCGCgtgcaatttagaaaaaaaaacgaCCCTTCACCACGGGTTAGAAGACCAGATATGACCTGACCCGAGCCTATTTCATAGTCCACTCAAATTGTTTCCTTCAAACACCTCAGGACCGCAGCAGCCTCAAGGCCTTGCACGACGTTTTCCTGTTCGAATAGCTATATCCATTTGGGTTTAGGGTTAAGTGTCACCTTGGGGAACCTTAGCTAAAATATTACCacaaccaccccctccccaatcAACCTTTTTTCTGCTCTTCAAAGCGTTACCTGTCATTATCGCACCTCCCACACACTGTAAAATGGGTGCTCCCCAAAAGCTGGGACGTATTCCCCGCTGGGTCTCCAGCTCATGGCCCAGCGCTCAGAAAACAATTGCTGGACGTCCTTAGTGCTCCAAAGTCCTGCTATTTCCATTCCCAAGAGAGAATGAATGGATCTAGGTCTCCCGccttccaggccaggggtgtCTGCAGCGAAACCCAGGGATGAGGGGAAACGGAAGCATGGGCAGAATGGCCTCTTCCCCAGAGGCCCGGCAAAGGCTGACTGTTGCCACAGGCTTCAACTATAGCCCTGGACTTGGGGCTGCCGGAGGAGATAGGAGGAGGGACAAGCTTGGGACTGGGATTTCAGGCCTTGCCCCTATATCCACTGCGACCCGCCGCGGGGCTCGCGGACTTAAACGTAAGAGCTCAAGTTCTTCCGTATTGGGAGGAAGACTAGAACTCGCCACTCGACGTCCCGCCAAAAAAAGTACCTGGCTCCGCGGCGCCCGACGGCTCTCAACTCCTCCTCCTGCGCCTTGGTTCAGCGAACTGCTTGCTGGGATTCGTAGTCCTTCCTGGAGTATCAGCCCGCCCTTCCCAGAAACCTTTGAGAATCAAAGCAAAGACAGCGTAGGAGGAGGTGAAGGAAGCGCGAGGGCTTCTGGGCgttgtagttttaaaaaaaattcaatcagcAAGAAATGATTGAGGAGAAAAACTGGGTAATACATTTTACCAAAACGACTTGGGCTGTCGTGGTATGAattttaggagattttaataGCTCACAAGCCATCAGTTACTTCAATGGTGCAAAACGACGAGCACTCAAGTTCAAAAGAACTACAAATCCCATAAAGCGTTACACGTTGAGGACCTTTGTGGAAAGGTCGGTCGAAGCGCAGGCGCGGTGGTGCTAGTTCTGCAGCGGACAAACATGGCTGCCCCGACGTTGACTGCGAGGTTGTACTCCCTGTTGTTTCGCAGGACCTCTACCTTCGCCCTCACGATCGCCGTGGGCGCTCTATTCTTCGAGCGCGCCTTCGATCAAGGCGCGGACGCGATCTACGAACACATCAACCAGGGGGTGAGGGCCTGGGCCATCCCTGACCTTGGGTTCCTTCGAGGGGTGACAGTGGGAGTGGAGGTGGGACGGGACTCAGTCGACCTTTACAAGGAGGGGGTAAACCCTGGGCGTCTTGTGTCTGTAGACTGCCGTCTGTGCGTTACCCCCGGTGTGAATCCTAAAAAGTT encodes:
- the UQCR10 gene encoding cytochrome b-c1 complex subunit 9 produces the protein MAAPTLTARLYSLLFRRTSTFALTIAVGALFFERAFDQGADAIYEHINQGKLWKHIKHKYENKE